In Mastigocladopsis repens PCC 10914, a single window of DNA contains:
- a CDS encoding LCP family protein: protein MTIQRASAQENHSANVNNSSDKNSHNHKSGRWLWFWVGMSGIAMVSATAGALLAVSLTSTPLMQASLSADEAAVFDSDRISGSGLRFSELTRPVNILIMGMSVLPPDVKNSSTEARNLRYLPQVNSFDGLADVMLLMRFSPEQKRLAMLSIPRDTRTEIDEHGLKKINSANVIGGPALTAKTVSNLLDGVGIDRYIRINVLGVGKLIDALGGVTVYVPKDMKYQDDSQHLYINLKKGKQHLNGEQALQLLRFRHDENGDIGRIQRQQMVMRALMDQSLNPTTLTQLPKVLNVVKEHIDTNLTVEELLALAGFGVRTNRSNMQMLMLPGRFSQKGEFNVSYWLPDSERINSMMAQHFEMQTDSTPHEVDPASLRIAIQDSTGSDNVSLRPLIRALQRSGYTNVYVAKSWGEPLEVSHVVAQQGDGSSAESIRNILGFGEVRVESTGNLGSDISIQVGKDWLQQREILENPVQP from the coding sequence GTGACCATTCAAAGAGCTTCGGCGCAAGAAAACCATTCCGCAAACGTTAACAACTCAAGTGATAAAAATTCGCACAACCATAAATCTGGACGTTGGTTGTGGTTTTGGGTAGGTATGAGCGGTATTGCAATGGTGTCAGCGACCGCAGGGGCGCTGTTGGCAGTTTCTTTAACAAGTACGCCTTTAATGCAAGCTTCTTTAAGTGCAGATGAAGCGGCGGTGTTTGATAGCGATCGCATTTCCGGGAGTGGACTACGATTCTCAGAATTAACTCGCCCTGTGAATATCTTAATAATGGGAATGAGCGTACTTCCGCCTGATGTCAAAAACTCTTCCACTGAAGCCAGAAATCTCAGATACCTACCTCAAGTCAATTCTTTTGATGGTCTTGCTGATGTCATGCTCTTGATGAGATTCTCTCCAGAGCAGAAAAGATTAGCCATGCTTTCTATTCCCAGAGATACCCGTACAGAAATAGATGAACACGGTCTCAAGAAAATTAATTCCGCAAATGTTATTGGTGGACCAGCTTTAACTGCCAAAACTGTTAGTAACCTCTTAGACGGCGTAGGAATTGACCGCTATATCCGGATTAACGTTCTGGGAGTCGGTAAACTCATTGATGCCTTGGGTGGAGTGACAGTTTACGTACCCAAGGATATGAAATACCAAGATGATTCTCAGCACCTTTACATTAATTTGAAGAAAGGAAAACAGCACCTCAATGGTGAGCAGGCGCTGCAACTTTTACGCTTCCGACATGATGAGAATGGGGATATTGGACGAATCCAGCGTCAGCAAATGGTCATGCGAGCGTTGATGGATCAATCTCTCAACCCAACTACCCTCACTCAATTGCCCAAAGTTCTCAACGTAGTTAAAGAACACATTGATACTAACTTGACAGTTGAAGAGTTATTGGCACTAGCAGGTTTTGGAGTGCGAACAAATCGCTCCAATATGCAAATGTTGATGCTGCCTGGTCGATTTAGTCAAAAAGGGGAGTTTAATGTTAGTTACTGGTTACCAGATAGCGAACGCATCAATAGCATGATGGCTCAGCACTTTGAGATGCAAACAGATTCTACACCTCATGAAGTAGATCCAGCTTCTTTGCGAATCGCAATTCAAGACAGTACAGGCAGCGATAATGTCAGTCTTCGACCTTTGATTAGAGCTTTACAAAGATCTGGCTATACCAACGTGTATGTCGCCAAGAGCTGGGGAGAACCCTTAGAAGTGAGTCACGTTGTCGCCCAACAAGGAGATGGCAGCAGTGCCGAATCTATTCGCAATATTTTAGGATTTGGGGAAGTGCGGGTAGAAAGCACTGGTAATCTTGGCTCTGATATTAGTATCCAAGTGGGTAAGGACTGGTTACAGCAAAGAGAAATCCTTGAGAACCCCGTTCAACCATAG
- a CDS encoding alpha/beta fold hydrolase — MTTSASTPAFTSTKTWIWQDFPICYQTLGTTGPAVILVHGFGASWWHWRKNIPVLAENCRVYAIDLIGFGSSAKPKPGEGIAYTIETWGQQVADFCREVVGEPAFLVANSIGCIVVMQAAVSNPDIALGVALLNCSLRLLHDRKRATLPWHRRFGAPLLQRLLSVKPIGDFFFNQVAKPKTVRKILLQAYADSEAVTEELVDILTAPARDPGAVAVFLAFTAYSQGPLPEDLLPQLPCPAIILWGTADPWEPVELGRELASFPLVQKFIPLEGVGHCPQDEAPELVNPIIQDWIWERTQ, encoded by the coding sequence ATGACCACCTCTGCTTCCACTCCAGCATTCACCTCAACAAAAACCTGGATTTGGCAAGACTTTCCCATTTGCTACCAAACCCTAGGAACGACTGGACCCGCTGTTATCCTAGTGCATGGCTTTGGAGCCTCATGGTGGCACTGGCGGAAAAATATACCCGTGCTGGCGGAAAACTGCCGTGTTTATGCCATTGATTTGATTGGCTTTGGCAGTTCAGCTAAACCAAAACCAGGTGAGGGGATTGCCTACACGATTGAAACTTGGGGACAGCAAGTGGCAGATTTTTGCCGTGAAGTTGTGGGTGAACCAGCTTTTTTAGTTGCTAACTCCATCGGCTGTATTGTGGTGATGCAGGCGGCGGTGAGTAACCCGGACATAGCTTTAGGAGTTGCGTTGCTCAATTGCTCCTTACGTCTGTTGCATGATCGCAAGCGGGCAACTTTACCCTGGCATCGGCGCTTTGGAGCGCCCCTACTCCAACGTTTGCTATCCGTAAAACCAATTGGCGATTTCTTTTTCAATCAAGTTGCCAAGCCTAAAACAGTGCGGAAAATTCTTCTGCAAGCCTATGCTGATTCTGAAGCAGTCACAGAAGAGTTAGTAGATATACTAACAGCACCAGCACGCGATCCAGGGGCTGTGGCTGTTTTCCTCGCCTTTACCGCTTATTCCCAAGGTCCTTTACCGGAAGACCTTTTACCTCAACTACCTTGTCCGGCGATTATCTTGTGGGGAACAGCAGACCCTTGGGAACCAGTTGAACTAGGTAGAGAGTTGGCAAGTTTTCCGCTAGTACAAAAGTTTATTCCTTTAGAAGGCGTGGGGCATTGTCCCCAAGATGAAGCCCCTGAGCTGGTAAATCCGATTATACAGGACTGGATTTGGGAGCGAACACAATAG
- the pyrH gene encoding UMP kinase, whose translation MGTDYRRVLLKLSGEALMGNMGYGIDPQVVKEIAEEVAEVVSTGVQIAIVVGGGNIFRGVKAASAGMDRATADYIGMIATVMNAMTLQDSLERIGVQTRVQTAISMQEVAEPYIRRRAIRHLEKGRVVIFGAGSGNPFFTTDTTAALRAAEIEAEVIFKATKVDGVYDADPHIYPDAKRYNSLTYGHVLAKDLRVMDSTAIALCKENNIPILIFDLTVRGNIRRAVMGESIGTLVGGSCEIS comes from the coding sequence ATGGGAACAGATTACCGAAGGGTTTTACTTAAACTGAGTGGTGAAGCCCTCATGGGCAATATGGGTTATGGAATTGATCCACAAGTGGTCAAGGAAATAGCCGAAGAAGTAGCAGAGGTGGTGTCAACTGGTGTTCAGATCGCCATTGTCGTTGGAGGCGGAAATATTTTTCGTGGCGTCAAGGCGGCGTCGGCGGGGATGGACCGAGCAACCGCTGACTACATCGGGATGATTGCCACGGTAATGAATGCTATGACACTACAAGATTCACTGGAACGAATAGGGGTACAGACGCGGGTACAAACCGCAATCTCTATGCAAGAAGTCGCCGAACCTTATATTCGTCGTCGTGCCATCCGCCATTTAGAAAAAGGGCGGGTGGTTATTTTTGGTGCTGGCTCGGGAAATCCCTTCTTCACCACTGATACCACTGCGGCATTGAGAGCCGCAGAAATTGAAGCTGAAGTGATTTTTAAAGCCACTAAGGTAGACGGCGTTTACGATGCTGACCCCCACATATACCCTGACGCCAAACGTTACAACAGCTTGACATACGGGCACGTTTTAGCAAAAGATTTGCGAGTAATGGACAGTACCGCGATAGCCTTGTGTAAGGAGAATAATATTCCTATCCTTATATTTGACTTAACTGTGCGGGGTAATATCCGCCGGGCAGTCATGGGAGAATCCATCGGGACGCTTGTGGGAGGTTCTTGTGAAATTAGCTGA
- the frr gene encoding ribosome recycling factor, with translation MKLAEAESTMQKTVESTQRAFNTIRTGRANASLLDKVTVDYYGSPTPLKSLANISTPDSTTILIQPYDRNSLNLIEKAISMSDVGLTPSNDGSLIRLNIPPLTSDRRKELVKIAAKYAEEGRVAIRNIRRDALDTIRKLEKTAEISEDESRDQQDKLQKLTNKYTARVDELLAEKEKDITTV, from the coding sequence GTGAAATTAGCTGAAGCTGAGAGTACGATGCAAAAGACCGTTGAATCCACTCAACGAGCTTTTAACACAATTCGCACTGGTCGCGCGAATGCGAGTTTATTAGATAAGGTCACGGTGGATTACTACGGTTCGCCAACGCCCTTAAAATCCCTGGCAAACATCAGTACGCCAGATTCCACAACAATTCTGATTCAGCCTTACGATCGCAATAGCTTAAACCTGATTGAAAAGGCAATTTCTATGTCGGATGTGGGCTTAACCCCGAGTAACGATGGTTCCTTAATTCGGCTCAACATTCCGCCCTTGACGAGCGATCGCCGTAAAGAATTAGTCAAAATCGCCGCCAAGTATGCCGAAGAAGGACGCGTTGCTATTCGCAATATCCGCCGCGATGCTTTAGACACAATTCGCAAACTGGAAAAAACAGCCGAAATCTCTGAGGATGAGTCACGCGATCAGCAAGACAAATTGCAAAAATTGACAAACAAGTACACTGCCAGAGTAGACGAATTGTTGGCAGAAAAAGAAAAAGACATCACAACTGTCTAG
- a CDS encoding geranylgeranyl reductase family protein: MYDCIIVGAGPAGGTAAYHLAKRGRSVLVLEKESLPRYKPCGGGVSPAIAQWFDFDFSPAISTKADTIRCTWKMGEPVEAELATPEPVWMVRRDVFDHFLIQQAQKQGAELKDNTEVTGVEFKGDYWQVNTANEPFTGRYLIAADGAKGPMAKLLGFKERKRLLAGALEAEAAAKVENSHIAHFEFGMVKNGYLWNFPKADGYSIGIGTFVGGGQAQDFKSILSEYGSLFGLEIKTCKQYGHALCLWNGNQKLHTENAVLAGEAACVVDPFTAEGIRPSIFSGMKAAVAIDHGLGGDINALEKYSEIITEQWGSDMSWAQKLAGAFYRFPGIGYKAGVKRPSAVQIMGKILCGDLRYGDVAGRALKRLVPGLGG, from the coding sequence ATGTACGACTGCATTATCGTCGGCGCGGGACCAGCTGGTGGAACAGCCGCATATCATTTAGCCAAGCGGGGGCGCTCAGTATTAGTTTTGGAAAAAGAATCCCTGCCAAGATACAAACCCTGTGGGGGTGGAGTGTCGCCAGCGATCGCCCAATGGTTTGACTTTGACTTTAGTCCAGCAATTTCCACAAAAGCAGACACAATTCGCTGTACTTGGAAAATGGGCGAACCAGTGGAAGCAGAACTAGCAACTCCGGAACCAGTTTGGATGGTTAGGCGCGATGTTTTCGACCATTTCCTCATTCAGCAAGCGCAAAAACAAGGAGCTGAACTGAAAGACAATACCGAAGTGACAGGCGTTGAATTTAAAGGTGACTATTGGCAAGTCAATACAGCCAACGAACCTTTTACAGGTCGTTACTTAATCGCTGCTGATGGTGCAAAAGGACCAATGGCAAAATTGCTAGGCTTTAAAGAACGGAAACGCCTTTTAGCAGGAGCCTTGGAAGCAGAAGCAGCAGCTAAAGTGGAAAATAGTCACATTGCTCACTTTGAGTTTGGCATGGTTAAAAACGGCTATCTCTGGAACTTCCCCAAGGCGGATGGTTATTCCATTGGTATTGGTACATTTGTTGGCGGCGGTCAAGCCCAAGACTTTAAAAGTATTTTGAGTGAGTATGGTAGCTTGTTTGGCTTGGAGATAAAAACCTGCAAGCAGTATGGTCATGCCTTGTGCTTGTGGAACGGCAATCAAAAGCTGCACACTGAAAATGCGGTTTTAGCTGGAGAAGCTGCTTGTGTCGTTGACCCCTTTACAGCAGAAGGTATTCGCCCCTCAATTTTTAGCGGTATGAAAGCGGCAGTTGCCATCGACCACGGTTTGGGTGGCGATATCAACGCCTTGGAAAAATACTCTGAGATCATTACCGAACAATGGGGTAGTGATATGTCTTGGGCGCAGAAATTGGCTGGGGCATTTTACCGCTTCCCTGGCATTGGTTACAAAGCTGGTGTCAAACGTCCCTCTGCTGTCCAAATTATGGGTAAGATTTTGTGTGGTGATTTGCGTTATGGCGACGTTGCAGGTCGCGCCCTTAAGCGCCTTGTCCCCGGTTTGGGTGGATAG
- the ccsB gene encoding c-type cytochrome biogenesis protein CcsB, with product MNLVVLQNWLDNASFAALFLTMLVYWGGAAFPNLPATTAMGTAGMAIANLCIATLLGARWLEAGYFPLSNLYESLFFLTWGITTIHLIAENTSRSRLVGVVTAPVAMGITAFATLTLPSQMQVAEPLVPALKSNWLMMHVSVMMLSYAALMVGSLLAIAFLIVTRAQEIQLQGSSVGTGGYRSNGYRLHKAGEPVSQLPAIGAENNGVVRFESNSNGKTAVLDLVTATQSQAIATAEPLSPQRLSLAETLDNISYRIIGLGFPLLTIGIIAGAVWANEAWGSYWSWDPKETWALITWLVFAAYLHARITRGWQGRRPAILAASGFVVVWICYLGVNLLGKGLHSYGWFL from the coding sequence ATGAATCTGGTTGTACTCCAGAACTGGTTGGACAATGCCTCGTTTGCAGCCCTATTCTTGACAATGCTGGTCTATTGGGGCGGGGCGGCTTTTCCGAATCTACCCGCAACGACAGCTATGGGGACGGCTGGAATGGCAATTGCTAATTTGTGCATTGCTACCTTATTAGGGGCAAGATGGCTGGAAGCTGGATATTTTCCTCTAAGTAATTTGTATGAATCTCTATTCTTCTTAACTTGGGGAATAACTACTATTCATCTCATTGCCGAAAATACTAGCCGTAGCCGCTTGGTAGGAGTAGTTACCGCACCTGTAGCTATGGGTATCACCGCTTTTGCTACCCTTACATTGCCATCACAAATGCAAGTTGCAGAACCCTTAGTTCCTGCACTTAAATCCAATTGGCTGATGATGCATGTCAGTGTGATGATGTTGAGTTATGCGGCGTTGATGGTGGGTTCACTACTGGCGATCGCCTTTCTCATTGTCACTCGTGCTCAAGAGATCCAATTACAAGGGAGTTCTGTCGGGACTGGTGGATATCGTAGCAACGGCTACCGCTTGCACAAAGCGGGCGAACCAGTTTCCCAACTTCCCGCAATCGGTGCTGAAAATAACGGAGTCGTTCGTTTTGAAAGCAATAGCAACGGCAAAACCGCTGTTTTGGATCTAGTCACCGCCACTCAGTCTCAAGCCATAGCAACAGCAGAACCCCTTTCACCTCAGCGTCTTAGCCTTGCCGAAACCCTTGATAATATCAGTTATCGCATTATCGGGTTAGGATTTCCCCTGCTGACTATAGGCATCATTGCTGGTGCTGTTTGGGCTAACGAAGCTTGGGGATCTTACTGGAGTTGGGACCCCAAGGAGACTTGGGCGCTGATTACCTGGTTAGTCTTTGCTGCTTATCTTCACGCCCGCATCACTCGCGGTTGGCAAGGGCGTCGTCCTGCAATTTTAGCCGCTAGTGGTTTTGTCGTTGTCTGGATTTGCTACTTGGGGGTTAATTTGTTGGGTAAGGGTTTGCACTCATATGGGTGGTTCTTGTAA
- a CDS encoding DUF3352 domain-containing protein: MALPLVSNSMRKKKKPSLVLTLSSAGLLISGGIATYWLLTQGKPSKELLPGANMIPQDALFAVSLTTNPGQWQKLREFGTKETQSLLDKNLVQLRDRFLTNNGYDFQKDISPWVGEQVTIAILAPNVSKPASKPVATGREATINEQSMVMILPVKNPERAKSILAQPKAAKGGKWIDRTYENIPIKETEGQVEKFSAALLDGRFLVITDNPKTTERAIDAYKGKASLATTAGFAENFPKIANYQPFAQFYVNVPYSAKIATASPNRRLPAQVLTQLQNNQGLAGTMTLESQGIRLKGVSWLNPNTQRVLAVENKAGKMQNRLPTETLLMLSGGNLQQLWADYVLTSQGNPHSPMMPEQLRNGVKSLTNLDLDRDLLSWMRGEFSVSVIPNSPKEGLPENFRAALVFMVETSNRTRAEAALKQLDEVMKNQYQFQVKYTTVGNKPVVNWLGPFGTLTATHGWLDEDVAFLAVGAPVTDRIVPRPNQNLAGVSVFQTTVPREPNPTNGQFFLNVERTVKNFPLPTFVPNQQTLLQATRSIGVSAAVSDSRSTRYDIFLGLKKAGKPAPLPSPASSPAFSATPVSPAPGVSPTPTTTATSSPLP, encoded by the coding sequence ATGGCACTACCCCTTGTGTCTAATTCGATGAGGAAAAAAAAGAAACCGTCTCTGGTACTGACGCTCTCGTCTGCTGGGTTATTGATTAGTGGAGGTATAGCGACCTACTGGCTGTTAACTCAGGGAAAGCCATCTAAAGAGTTGCTACCAGGTGCAAATATGATTCCCCAAGATGCCCTATTTGCAGTCTCCTTAACTACCAATCCAGGTCAATGGCAGAAATTACGAGAGTTTGGGACAAAAGAAACTCAAAGCTTACTGGATAAAAATTTAGTGCAGTTGCGCGATCGCTTTCTGACTAATAATGGCTATGACTTCCAGAAAGATATCAGTCCTTGGGTTGGTGAGCAAGTGACAATCGCAATTCTTGCCCCAAACGTGAGTAAACCCGCATCAAAGCCCGTTGCTACTGGTAGAGAAGCAACTATCAACGAGCAGTCGATGGTAATGATTCTGCCAGTGAAAAATCCGGAAAGAGCGAAAAGCATCTTGGCGCAACCTAAAGCAGCTAAAGGTGGTAAATGGATTGACCGCACCTACGAGAATATCCCGATCAAAGAAACTGAAGGACAAGTTGAAAAATTCTCAGCAGCCCTACTAGATGGGCGTTTCCTAGTTATTACGGATAATCCAAAAACGACAGAGCGAGCGATTGACGCCTATAAAGGAAAAGCATCCCTAGCCACAACTGCGGGTTTTGCTGAGAATTTTCCAAAAATTGCTAATTACCAACCCTTTGCTCAGTTCTACGTGAATGTACCTTACTCTGCAAAGATAGCCACTGCATCTCCAAACCGTCGTTTACCAGCTCAAGTATTGACTCAACTTCAGAATAACCAAGGTTTAGCAGGGACAATGACTTTGGAATCGCAAGGAATCCGGTTGAAGGGCGTTTCTTGGCTAAATCCCAACACTCAGCGCGTACTAGCAGTGGAAAACAAAGCAGGGAAAATGCAAAACCGCTTGCCAACAGAGACCTTACTCATGCTATCGGGTGGAAACCTACAGCAGTTGTGGGCAGACTATGTTTTAACCTCCCAAGGAAATCCACACTCACCAATGATGCCAGAACAACTGCGAAATGGTGTGAAATCTCTGACAAATCTCGATTTAGATCGGGATTTACTCAGTTGGATGCGAGGAGAGTTTTCTGTCTCAGTGATTCCCAATAGTCCCAAAGAAGGTTTACCAGAAAATTTTCGTGCAGCTTTGGTTTTCATGGTAGAGACAAGCAATCGCACCCGTGCTGAAGCAGCCTTAAAACAGCTCGATGAAGTCATGAAAAATCAATACCAGTTTCAGGTAAAATATACAACAGTTGGTAACAAACCTGTTGTCAACTGGCTGGGACCTTTCGGAACCTTGACAGCCACTCATGGCTGGTTGGATGAAGATGTGGCTTTCTTAGCGGTAGGAGCGCCTGTCACCGATAGAATAGTTCCTAGACCAAATCAGAATCTAGCTGGCGTTTCCGTATTCCAAACAACAGTCCCAAGGGAACCCAATCCTACAAATGGTCAGTTTTTCTTGAATGTGGAACGTACGGTTAAAAATTTTCCGTTGCCGACATTTGTGCCCAATCAACAAACCTTGTTACAAGCAACACGCTCAATTGGGGTGAGTGCTGCTGTCAGCGATAGCCGCAGTACTCGCTACGACATTTTTTTAGGACTTAAAAAAGCTGGAAAACCAGCGCCTTTGCCCAGTCCAGCAAGCAGCCCCGCATTCAGCGCTACTCCTGTCTCTCCTGCACCTGGTGTCTCTCCCACGCCAACGACGACGGCAACTTCATCTCCATTACCCTAA
- a CDS encoding Npun_F0494 family protein, protein MPSVNSPNQKTFTYPRSTLERAERALVCSPFNLCLYETMRSGRVALSEITGVSGVQHGYTKRPISELAADNALVWLIQVGVLRREVDGQGITDSFRLTPIGRQIVEQFQRKPWRTPTGSDKLYNVFIRWFRLPF, encoded by the coding sequence ATGCCTAGTGTTAATTCCCCAAATCAGAAAACCTTTACCTATCCTCGCAGTACCCTAGAACGAGCAGAGCGAGCCTTAGTGTGTTCTCCCTTCAATCTTTGCTTGTATGAAACGATGCGCTCTGGTCGGGTGGCGTTAAGTGAAATAACTGGTGTTTCTGGTGTCCAACATGGTTATACCAAACGCCCTATTTCGGAATTAGCAGCAGACAATGCTCTCGTGTGGCTGATTCAAGTGGGGGTTTTGCGGCGCGAAGTTGATGGTCAGGGAATTACAGATAGTTTCCGTCTCACTCCTATTGGTCGTCAAATAGTGGAACAATTTCAAAGGAAACCTTGGCGTACTCCTACAGGAAGTGATAAATTATACAATGTGTTCATTCGTTGGTTTAGGCTACCCTTTTAG
- the cobQ gene encoding cobyric acid synthase CobQ, which produces MKAIMIVGTTSHAGKSLLTAAICRILSRRGWRVAPFKGQNMALNAYVTANGGEIGYAQAVQAWAAGVVPWVEMNPILLKPQGDMTSQVIIKGRPVGKVSAVEYYEQYFELGWRAIEESLQHLSTEFDLVVCEGAGSPAEINLKHRDLTNMRVAKYLNASTLLVVDIDRGGAFAHVVGTLELLEPEERALIRGVVINKFRGQRSLLEPGIKWLEERTGIPVVGVIPYLEQVYPAEDSLDLLERRVQKLHPELNISVIRLPRISNFTDFDPLESETTVTVKYLSPKQELGHPDAVIIPGTKTTIPDLMLLQKTGMAEAIQHYAAAGGTVLGICGGYQILGQMIADPEGIEGQAGRYQGLGLLPIKTVITGQKIARQRQVTSNYPQMGLPVIGFEIHQGRSRIEIPPTESQKYHTLFDDANLGLVDNCLSVWGTYLHGIFDNGPWRRAWLNRLRQQRGLKSLPTGVSNYREQREQILDSLATEVERHLDLTPFLS; this is translated from the coding sequence ATGAAAGCAATTATGATAGTGGGAACGACATCCCACGCAGGGAAATCACTGTTAACCGCAGCTATCTGTCGCATTTTGTCGCGTCGTGGCTGGCGAGTGGCTCCCTTCAAAGGTCAAAATATGGCTTTAAATGCTTATGTTACCGCCAATGGTGGAGAAATTGGCTACGCGCAGGCGGTACAAGCTTGGGCTGCAGGAGTTGTCCCTTGGGTAGAGATGAACCCAATTTTACTCAAACCCCAAGGAGATATGACCTCCCAGGTTATTATCAAGGGTAGACCTGTGGGTAAAGTGAGTGCTGTAGAGTACTACGAACAATATTTTGAACTAGGGTGGCGGGCAATTGAAGAATCGCTACAGCATTTGAGCACAGAATTTGATTTAGTGGTTTGCGAAGGTGCTGGTAGTCCGGCGGAGATTAACCTCAAGCACCGAGATTTGACCAATATGCGGGTGGCGAAATACTTGAATGCATCAACTCTCCTCGTGGTTGATATTGACAGAGGTGGTGCTTTTGCCCATGTCGTGGGAACCTTAGAGTTACTGGAGCCAGAAGAACGCGCTTTAATTCGCGGTGTCGTTATTAACAAGTTCCGTGGACAGCGATCGCTCCTAGAACCGGGAATAAAATGGTTGGAAGAACGCACTGGTATTCCTGTTGTCGGTGTTATCCCTTACTTGGAACAGGTTTATCCTGCTGAGGATTCCCTCGATTTGTTGGAACGTAGAGTCCAAAAATTACACCCTGAACTCAACATTAGTGTCATCCGTTTACCGAGAATTTCTAACTTTACCGACTTTGATCCACTGGAATCAGAAACGACAGTTACGGTAAAATACTTAAGCCCTAAGCAAGAATTAGGACATCCTGACGCAGTCATTATCCCTGGGACAAAGACCACAATTCCTGATTTGATGCTGCTGCAAAAAACTGGTATGGCAGAAGCAATTCAACACTATGCAGCAGCTGGGGGTACAGTTTTGGGAATCTGCGGTGGCTATCAAATATTAGGTCAGATGATAGCCGATCCAGAGGGGATTGAGGGACAAGCTGGCAGATATCAAGGATTGGGGTTATTACCCATAAAAACTGTGATCACCGGACAGAAAATCGCTCGCCAGCGCCAAGTCACCTCAAATTATCCACAAATGGGCTTGCCTGTCATAGGGTTTGAAATCCACCAAGGGCGATCGCGTATAGAAATTCCCCCAACAGAGTCCCAGAAATACCATACTCTGTTTGACGATGCTAACTTAGGGTTAGTGGATAATTGCTTATCAGTTTGGGGGACTTATCTCCACGGTATTTTTGACAACGGTCCTTGGAGACGTGCTTGGTTAAATCGCCTACGCCAACAGCGGGGTTTAAAATCTTTGCCTACGGGCGTTTCCAATTACCGGGAACAAAGAGAGCAAATTTTAGACTCTCTTGCAACTGAAGTTGAACGCCATTTAGACTTAACACCGTTTTTGTCTTGA
- a CDS encoding 2Fe-2S iron-sulfur cluster-binding protein: protein MSVRVRFLPDDVTVDAEVGEPLLDVADRAGVFIPTGCLMGSCYACSVEVEDGDTIRACITAVPPGREQLTINLFSDPTW, encoded by the coding sequence ATGAGTGTTCGCGTCCGCTTTCTACCAGATGATGTTACAGTTGATGCCGAAGTGGGAGAACCACTGCTGGATGTAGCAGATCGGGCTGGTGTGTTTATTCCCACAGGTTGTTTGATGGGGTCGTGTTACGCTTGCAGTGTGGAAGTTGAGGATGGAGATACCATCCGTGCTTGCATTACGGCTGTACCACCAGGACGCGAACAGTTGACAATAAATTTGTTTAGTGACCCAACTTGGTAA